A window of the Vibrio fluvialis genome harbors these coding sequences:
- a CDS encoding CDP-alcohol phosphatidyltransferase family protein, with protein sequence MLDRYVIPVIRWPLSKSADVLDAIGVSANQVTLFGFAMGCLAFPALALEQYLLALLLIAINRLCDGLDGALARIQGLTDAGGFLDISLDFLFYSLIPFGFVVANPEMNAVAGAFLIFSFIGTGSSFLAFAVMAGKRGIQNPVYQNKSLYYMSGLTEGTETIGCFVLICLLPQHFALIAYLFGAACWFTTLTRIYSGYHTLRQAES encoded by the coding sequence ATGCTTGATCGTTATGTGATTCCCGTCATTCGCTGGCCACTTTCGAAATCGGCCGACGTGCTCGATGCCATTGGCGTCAGCGCCAACCAAGTAACGCTGTTTGGTTTTGCAATGGGCTGTTTGGCGTTTCCTGCCCTGGCGCTGGAGCAATATCTGCTCGCCTTATTGCTTATTGCCATTAACCGGCTTTGCGACGGGCTCGATGGTGCACTGGCGCGCATTCAAGGCTTAACCGATGCTGGCGGCTTTCTCGATATCAGTCTCGATTTTCTGTTTTATTCGCTGATACCGTTCGGCTTTGTGGTCGCCAACCCGGAAATGAACGCCGTAGCAGGCGCTTTTCTTATCTTCTCTTTCATCGGCACAGGCAGTAGTTTTCTCGCCTTTGCGGTCATGGCGGGCAAACGCGGTATTCAGAATCCGGTGTATCAGAATAAATCGTTGTATTACATGAGCGGACTGACGGAAGGCACTGAGACCATTGGTTGCTTCGTGCTGATTTGTCTGCTGCCTCAGCACTTTGCTCTGATTGCCTATTTGTTTGGCGCCGCCTGTTGGTTTACCACGCTGACTCGCATATATTCGGGGTATCACACCCTGCGTCAGGCAGAAAGTTAG
- a CDS encoding ATP-binding cassette domain-containing protein, with product MTFCLKNLTIRKSGGESLLTHFDLAITPGEIVTLMGPSGCGKSTLLSAIAGHLTPDFACSGDIMLDDQSLNHVAPHLRQVGILFQDDLLFPHLTVWENLAFALPNSLKGAERKAAALTALKHISLTELADSFPDQISGGQRARVSLIRMLLARPKLALLDEPFSKLDKSLRSQFRDWVFNQLTQAAVPTLMVTHDEEDAPLGSRIIRWPTEFSHA from the coding sequence ATGACCTTTTGTCTCAAAAACCTCACCATCCGTAAATCCGGCGGCGAGTCGTTACTGACCCACTTTGACCTGGCGATCACACCGGGGGAAATCGTGACACTAATGGGCCCCAGTGGCTGTGGAAAGTCGACTCTGCTGAGCGCAATTGCCGGCCACCTGACTCCGGACTTTGCATGCAGCGGCGACATCATGCTTGACGATCAGTCACTAAACCATGTCGCGCCGCACCTGCGTCAGGTCGGTATTCTATTTCAGGACGATTTGTTGTTTCCGCACTTAACCGTGTGGGAAAACCTAGCGTTTGCCCTACCCAACTCACTCAAGGGCGCGGAACGCAAAGCGGCGGCGCTAACAGCGCTTAAGCATATCTCGCTGACTGAACTGGCCGATTCGTTTCCTGATCAAATTTCCGGTGGGCAACGGGCGCGCGTCAGTTTGATCCGTATGCTTCTTGCACGCCCCAAACTGGCGTTATTGGATGAACCGTTCAGTAAGCTCGATAAGTCACTGCGCAGCCAGTTTCGCGATTGGGTATTCAATCAACTGACACAAGCGGCGGTGCCCACATTAATGGTCACGCACGATGAAGAAGACGCCCCCTTGGGCAGTCGTATCATTCGCTGGCCAACGGAGTTTTCCCATGCTTGA
- a CDS encoding dihydrodipicolinate synthase family protein, whose product MFSGLSAFPLTPMNEDRIDEAAFVGLLERLNAAGVDSIGALGSTGSYAYLTREERARVAKIAVEHAGNTPVIVGIGALRTRDVLNLADDAQKAGASGLLLAPMSYQKLNDEEVFQHFKAVSAAISVPLCVYDNPGTTHFHFSDELHGRIAELPNVASIKIPGVPNDPQEAKARVERLRAQIPSHVSIGVSGDAFAATGLSTGCDVWYSVIAGLFPNTALELTRAAQSGNHALAQQFSSRLQDLWDMFGRHNGSLRCIAAGAEILNLVDSPCLPLPLVSVQGEDRTRLARLIEQLELS is encoded by the coding sequence ATGTTCTCAGGATTGAGCGCGTTTCCGTTAACCCCGATGAATGAAGATCGCATCGATGAGGCCGCGTTTGTGGGCCTGCTTGAGCGTCTGAACGCAGCGGGCGTCGATTCGATTGGCGCCCTGGGTTCGACCGGTAGTTATGCCTATCTGACTCGTGAAGAACGCGCGCGCGTGGCCAAGATTGCTGTTGAGCATGCGGGAAACACGCCAGTCATCGTCGGTATTGGCGCGCTGAGAACCAGAGACGTACTGAACTTGGCTGACGACGCGCAAAAAGCAGGAGCCAGCGGGCTGCTGCTGGCACCGATGTCTTATCAGAAACTGAACGATGAGGAAGTGTTCCAGCATTTCAAAGCCGTCTCAGCCGCGATTTCGGTCCCCCTATGTGTTTATGACAATCCGGGAACCACTCATTTTCACTTCAGCGACGAGCTGCATGGCCGCATTGCCGAGCTGCCTAATGTCGCCTCGATTAAAATTCCCGGCGTACCCAACGACCCACAAGAAGCCAAAGCACGCGTCGAACGCCTACGCGCGCAGATTCCAAGTCATGTCTCGATTGGCGTCAGTGGCGATGCATTCGCCGCGACTGGTCTTAGTACGGGCTGCGACGTGTGGTATTCCGTGATAGCAGGACTGTTTCCTAACACCGCGCTGGAACTGACCCGAGCAGCACAATCCGGTAATCATGCACTGGCGCAGCAGTTCTCCAGCCGCTTGCAGGATTTGTGGGATATGTTTGGCCGTCACAATGGCAGCCTGCGCTGTATCGCGGCGGGTGCCGAGATTTTGAACCTGGTCGACAGCCCTTGCCTGCCTCTGCCGCTCGTGTCAGTTCAAGGTGAGGATCGTACGCGACTGGCGAGGCTGATTGAGCAGCTTGAACTTTCCTAA
- a CDS encoding ABC transporter permease — MIRIGYSLLIIIGIAPILPGMVGALLSSLGYIPAVGLYQFSFDAFAQVWHWAGITQSLWLSAFSALTSTYLALLLCFAVLMTLWTSNRWNWVENSLSGLLALPHVAFAIGFAFLFAPTGMLARTLAALFDYQVSTQDSAWLIHDPHALGLTLALALKEIPFLLLMSIPVLQQLNVEKLHTAGASMGYSPTQIWWKIILPQWLRKMRFALFAVIAYSVSVVDVSLILGPTTPPTFAVLIWQWFSDPDLQQIPRAAAGAVTLLCLAGLMLLCVLAIETLLLRTFRGWLSSGRYGITLPGRSAMIVVIGCAAVIFPLMLIWSLAQRWRFPDLLPSQLSARFWLNEWPNMLPTLYQSLWIALLSGTLALILGIIAQEYRTRFRHALPAWVIVLPMLLPQLSLLFGLQIATLYIAAEHFTLWVIWSHVFFAFPLVYLALDGPWKSYNPNFTRIALSLGKSPWQLFWQIKVPLLLPGLLYAWAVGISVSLAQYLPTLMLGGGRIATITTEAVALSSGYDRRVMAIYALWQALLPFVFFSLAVIISRVQIRRHRSIQPQVNLHDLLSQKPHHP, encoded by the coding sequence ATGATTCGTATCGGTTATAGCCTTCTGATCATCATCGGTATTGCGCCCATTCTGCCAGGCATGGTGGGCGCACTCCTCTCCTCACTCGGTTACATTCCGGCGGTAGGCTTATATCAGTTTTCATTCGATGCTTTTGCTCAGGTCTGGCATTGGGCTGGCATCACTCAATCGCTGTGGCTCTCTGCATTTTCCGCTTTAACCAGCACTTACCTCGCCCTATTACTCTGTTTTGCCGTCTTGATGACGCTTTGGACCAGCAACCGCTGGAATTGGGTTGAAAATAGTCTTTCCGGTTTGCTGGCTTTGCCGCACGTGGCTTTTGCCATTGGCTTTGCGTTTTTATTCGCGCCGACTGGTATGCTGGCCCGCACGTTAGCTGCGCTATTTGATTATCAAGTGTCTACGCAGGACTCCGCTTGGTTAATCCACGATCCTCATGCGCTCGGTCTTACGCTCGCGTTGGCACTGAAAGAGATCCCTTTTCTGCTGCTAATGAGCATTCCGGTTTTGCAGCAGCTGAATGTTGAAAAACTGCACACTGCAGGCGCTTCGATGGGTTACTCGCCAACGCAAATCTGGTGGAAAATCATCCTGCCGCAATGGCTACGCAAAATGCGCTTTGCACTGTTTGCGGTGATCGCTTATTCCGTTTCCGTGGTCGACGTCAGTCTGATTCTTGGCCCGACGACACCGCCAACTTTTGCCGTGTTGATTTGGCAATGGTTCAGCGACCCGGATTTACAACAGATACCGCGCGCCGCAGCTGGCGCAGTGACATTGCTCTGTCTGGCGGGACTCATGCTGCTGTGTGTGCTCGCGATTGAAACGCTCTTGCTACGCACCTTTCGCGGTTGGTTATCCAGCGGACGATATGGCATCACGCTGCCGGGTCGTTCCGCGATGATCGTGGTTATCGGCTGTGCTGCGGTGATATTTCCACTGATGCTCATTTGGAGTCTGGCGCAGCGCTGGCGTTTTCCCGATTTGCTCCCCAGCCAATTGAGTGCTCGATTCTGGCTCAATGAATGGCCGAACATGTTACCCACGCTTTATCAGAGCTTGTGGATTGCTCTGCTCAGCGGAACGCTGGCACTGATCCTTGGCATTATTGCTCAAGAATACCGCACCCGTTTTCGTCATGCATTGCCCGCCTGGGTTATCGTGTTACCCATGTTGCTGCCACAGCTTTCTCTGCTGTTTGGTTTGCAAATCGCCACCCTGTATATCGCCGCGGAACATTTCACTTTATGGGTCATTTGGTCGCATGTATTTTTTGCCTTCCCTTTGGTGTATCTGGCATTAGATGGCCCATGGAAAAGCTACAACCCTAACTTCACCCGCATCGCACTCAGCTTAGGTAAAAGTCCTTGGCAACTGTTCTGGCAAATCAAAGTTCCGTTGTTACTACCGGGTTTATTGTATGCCTGGGCGGTCGGAATCAGCGTCAGTCTGGCGCAGTATCTGCCTACTCTGATGCTTGGCGGCGGACGCATTGCAACCATCACCACCGAAGCAGTGGCACTTTCCAGCGGCTACGATCGTCGTGTGATGGCCATTTACGCCCTTTGGCAGGCGTTGTTGCCGTTTGTTTTCTTTTCTCTTGCGGTCATCATCAGTCGGGTGCAGATTCGACGTCACCGCAGCATTCAACCACAAGTGAATTTGCATGACCTTTTGTCTCAAAAACCTCACCATCCGTAA
- a CDS encoding ABC transporter substrate-binding protein: MKKLLTLLSACVLSVSAYAQSWQEITDKARGQTVYFHAWGGSQEINNYIRWAGDQLKAEYGVELKQVKVTDIAETATRLIAEKAAGKNQDGSVDMVWINGENFKSMKNNGLLYGPFVDTLPSWQYVNQSLPVDSDFSEPTEGLEAPWGVGQLVFIYDHHKLNNPPESFAELLSYAKAYPNRITYPRPPEFHGTSFLKALLIELTNNDAALSKPVDSTSFQAITAPLWQYLDELHAVAWRSGKQFPSGSSEMIQLLDDDQIDLALTFNPNAVYSAQASGKLADTTRSYAMKAGALSNIHFLAIPWNAKAKEGALVAINFLMSPDAQSRKGDMNIWGDPSVLKNDVLSGTAAKTKLFKSIAEPHPSWQTALEAEWQKRYGAAK, translated from the coding sequence ATGAAAAAGCTGCTTACCCTTCTTAGCGCCTGTGTACTCTCTGTCTCTGCCTACGCTCAGTCTTGGCAAGAGATTACCGACAAAGCGCGCGGCCAGACTGTTTACTTTCACGCATGGGGCGGAAGCCAGGAAATCAATAACTACATTCGCTGGGCTGGCGATCAGCTGAAAGCGGAATATGGTGTTGAACTCAAGCAGGTGAAAGTCACCGATATCGCAGAGACCGCCACGCGTCTCATTGCCGAAAAAGCCGCAGGCAAAAACCAAGATGGCAGCGTCGATATGGTGTGGATTAACGGCGAAAACTTTAAGTCGATGAAAAATAACGGCCTGCTCTATGGCCCGTTCGTCGACACATTGCCAAGCTGGCAATACGTAAATCAATCGCTGCCTGTTGATAGCGACTTTTCTGAGCCGACGGAAGGACTTGAAGCCCCATGGGGTGTGGGTCAACTGGTGTTTATTTATGATCATCACAAACTGAACAATCCACCAGAGTCGTTTGCAGAGCTGCTGAGCTACGCCAAAGCGTACCCTAATCGTATTACTTACCCTCGCCCGCCGGAATTTCACGGCACCAGTTTTTTGAAAGCATTGCTGATCGAATTGACCAATAACGATGCTGCGCTTTCTAAACCGGTGGACTCAACATCGTTTCAAGCCATCACTGCGCCGCTGTGGCAATATCTGGATGAACTACACGCCGTGGCTTGGCGCTCTGGTAAACAATTCCCTTCCGGTTCTTCGGAAATGATTCAACTACTGGATGACGACCAAATCGATTTGGCATTAACGTTTAACCCTAATGCGGTCTATTCAGCTCAGGCATCAGGCAAACTGGCTGACACGACTCGTAGCTATGCGATGAAAGCGGGCGCGCTGTCCAACATTCACTTCCTCGCCATTCCGTGGAATGCCAAAGCCAAAGAAGGCGCATTGGTGGCGATTAACTTCCTGATGAGTCCTGATGCGCAATCGCGTAAAGGAGACATGAATATCTGGGGCGACCCATCTGTACTAAAGAACGACGTGCTGAGTGGCACCGCAGCCAAAACCAAACTGTTTAAGTCGATTGCCGAACCGCACCCAAGTTGGCAAACCGCATTAGAAGCGGAATGGCAAAAGCGTTACGGCGCGGCAAAGTAA
- a CDS encoding META domain-containing protein, with translation MKLSSKSLLAAMAMPVLLAACASNGDDVQITATDLQHHNWQLTQIDGQDIVKNEHYDAPRLEIGEKMMASGNAGCNNFFGQAELKDSRLRIEKMGMTMKMCIGDVMDTEQAVSQSLMDWNDVTLTKDTLTLKNDVHTLTFTLREWVN, from the coding sequence ATGAAGCTTAGTTCAAAATCATTACTTGCCGCAATGGCGATGCCAGTTCTGTTAGCTGCCTGCGCAAGCAATGGTGACGATGTGCAAATTACCGCGACGGATCTGCAACATCATAACTGGCAGTTGACTCAAATTGATGGCCAAGACATCGTGAAAAATGAGCACTACGATGCGCCTCGCCTAGAAATTGGTGAGAAGATGATGGCAAGCGGCAACGCAGGCTGTAACAACTTCTTTGGTCAGGCTGAGCTGAAAGACAGCCGTCTACGCATTGAAAAAATGGGTATGACCATGAAAATGTGTATCGGCGATGTAATGGACACCGAACAAGCGGTATCTCAATCACTGATGGATTGGAATGACGTCACTTTAACCAAAGATACATTAACGCTGAAGAACGACGTTCATACACTGACCTTTACTCTGCGTGAGTGGGTAAACTAA
- a CDS encoding class I SAM-dependent methyltransferase, whose amino-acid sequence MQASALSQFFSEMTVQLAQAPNEVRRLFHGRGQRWEGLEHLTCDWLQGQLIVSVFKDVDEAFLAQLIDGLQQLADSPLWTEKNGQCIVLQHRYADGAPSEVLVGELNARPVVEENGLKFQLDIGRNQNFGLFLDMRLGRDWVREHAEHKNVLNLFAYTCGFSVAAIAGGADHVVNVDMAKASLSKGRENHILNEHNVNQVSFLGHDIFKSWGKIKKAGPYDLIIIDPPSFQKSSFALTKDYAKILRRLPDLLAPQGEVLACVNSPMVTSEFLIEGMKVEAPALNFQYRLDNPPEFADIDNESALKALVFS is encoded by the coding sequence ATGCAAGCATCTGCTTTATCTCAATTCTTTTCTGAAATGACGGTACAACTGGCGCAAGCGCCGAATGAAGTGCGTCGCCTGTTTCATGGTCGTGGCCAACGCTGGGAAGGTTTAGAGCACCTGACGTGTGACTGGCTGCAAGGGCAACTGATCGTCAGCGTGTTCAAAGACGTCGACGAGGCCTTTTTGGCGCAACTGATCGACGGTTTGCAGCAATTGGCGGATTCCCCGTTGTGGACAGAGAAAAACGGTCAGTGCATTGTGCTGCAACACCGTTACGCCGATGGCGCACCATCAGAAGTGCTGGTGGGGGAACTCAACGCACGCCCTGTGGTGGAAGAGAACGGTTTGAAGTTCCAACTGGATATCGGCAGAAACCAGAACTTCGGTCTGTTTCTGGATATGCGTCTGGGCCGCGACTGGGTGCGTGAACACGCGGAGCACAAAAATGTGCTGAACTTGTTTGCTTACACTTGTGGTTTTTCAGTGGCTGCGATTGCCGGTGGTGCTGATCATGTGGTGAACGTGGACATGGCCAAAGCGTCGCTGTCGAAAGGGCGTGAGAACCACATCCTGAACGAGCACAACGTCAACCAAGTGAGTTTCCTGGGGCACGACATCTTTAAATCGTGGGGCAAAATTAAGAAAGCAGGCCCATACGATTTGATCATCATCGACCCGCCGTCATTTCAAAAGAGTAGCTTTGCGCTGACCAAAGATTACGCCAAAATTCTGCGTCGCCTGCCGGATCTGTTGGCGCCACAAGGTGAAGTACTGGCGTGCGTTAACTCACCGATGGTGACGAGTGAATTCCTGATTGAAGGCATGAAAGTGGAAGCGCCAGCGCTGAATTTCCAATACCGTTTGGATAATCCACCGGAATTTGCCGATATCGACAATGAATCGGCGTTGAAAGCGCTGGTTTTCAGTTAA